From Hominilimicola fabiformis:
TTGACAAAAGGCTCGGCGATATTCTTGATACGGTGGAATCGGCGTGTGTTACTGCAAGATGCGTTATTGACAGATACCGTATTATGAAGCCTTTTTCGGAAAATGGGAAGAAAGAAAAAATAATCTCAAAGGTTGCGGGTGAGATAGAGGTTACAGCGGAGGGCTGGCTGCATATAAAGCTTAATACACTGCTCCCGAATTGCAGATATAAGACGAACAGCTATATACAGGATACGCTGACGCGGTTATTAGAAGAATGCGACAAGCCCCTGCCGATGTTCGACAAGGCATTTTTGGCGATTGTGGAATATTGTGATTATGACAACAGGGAGGTATACGATCAAGACAATAAGTCGTGGAAGATGATACCGAACGCAATCAAGGGTAGAGTGGTTAAGGACGACGAACAGTTCAGGCTTGACATTGGGTTATTCTCTAAAATATCCGACACTCCCGCCTGTCATATATATGTTATTCCGCAGACGCAGTTGAGCGAATTTATGAATTATTTGTCGAATGATTTGCTGTAAAATGTGGTGGGGGCAGGTGCATTTTTGAATTTTGGTTAGTGGCGTACCCTCGTCATACCATATATATAAATGCACCTGCCCTTATATGCGTTAAGAAAGCGTCATTACAGGATTTAACGGCAGCAGACATCATGTGCAGAAAAAAATTCTGCACCGTAGTAAGGAGGGAAGTGCAAAAATGATTTTAGATAGTCAGGAATTGGAGTTTTTAAAACTATGTGCATTAGCCAGATATATGCCGTGCGGACTTGCAGGGATATTTGAAATGCAGATATTAAAAAGCGAGGTATCGGGCAGGTTGGCAAAAAGCGGATACTTGAAATATGTAAACGGAGGGTGTAAATTCAGCAGATTGACAAGACGGGGCAGGGATATATTATTAAGGGCAGGCTATGAATTTCCTGACGATGCAAGACCGCATAAGAAAGGAAATACATTTAACAGACGTGTTATAAATGCGAAACTAAATGCAATGCTTTATGGGGCTGGTATAAATATCTATGCAGGGACAGTGCAGGGACTAAGCAGGGAGGATTGTATCTACATACCAAGCCTGACTATACGCTCGGAAATGAAAAGCAAGGTTCTTGCAGGGACAGTATTTTACGGGATACTCCGTATAGGTGATACGGCGTATGTTCTGTACTATACAGACGATATAGCGGACGGTGCATTTCCTGATTTTGAACAACAGACATTCCTTAGTATGATTTCACATATAGAAAATATAAAAAATGTGGCGATAATAATCGCGGCGGAAACTGTGGAGGGACTTATAGGGTATCTTATGCCGGAGAAAAAGCCTGAAATCACACGGGGCATTGTTCCGTTCTCGGAGCTTATGGAAAGATGGCAGTATGATTTCTATTTACTGCCTATGGATAAGGACGGAATAATGCAGATAAAGCTTATGTGTATAGATAATTATAAAAAGGATATAGCGGCAATGTTTGGTGACACGGACAATGTACCTGTAAAGCTGAGCCGATTTGATGCGGTCTGTGGAGGGAAAGCGTGTATAACAGCTATGGACACAAATATTACAAGAGTAAGGTACTCGCTGGAGCAGTCTTTGTTAAGCGGAATTATTCCAAATATTATATGTCTTGCGCATCAGAAAGCAATATATCAGCACATGGCGGTGTATCTTGAATATCCTAACCAGATGAAATTTACCGTTGTACGTCATAATACAATGACGGATATGTTTCCGCAATTACGGATGGGGGAAACGAAAATAGAGCCTGCGCGTACAAAGGACGGTGAGTATTTAATAATATGAAAAAGCTTATAAAACTTATAAAGACGCTGTACAATGAGAATGTACGGCATTTTGTATATAAAATAAAAGAGCATTGGATTATATATTCCGTAATGGCTTTAACGGGACTGTATCTATATGGTATGGTAGTTGCGTCATTCAGAGGCGCATTGTATAACTTTATGACAAATACGGATGGAAAGATGTTTACGCTAAATCCTATTAAATGTATTGGCGCAGTATTCACTCCGCAGGGGTTAGGTATAGCTTTTTTTATCCTCATAATGTATTTGCTTATAAAACAGAATTGGTTACAGTACATAACGGGTGTTAAGATAAAAAAAGACGAGCGTAATTTCTATACGGTTAATGAGGGTACACACGGTACTTCGGGCTGGATGGATAGAAAAGATATGAAGAAAACTTTTCTGATAGGCACGGCTGATTCTGTGGAGGGAGCAATACTCGGTAAGCTTGCAAGACGCGGATTTTATGAATATCTTGGCTTAAATGCTGATAATGGCTTGAATAAACACATAATGATATACGGTGCGTCCGGCTCGGGTAAGTCAAGGGGGTTTATAAAGCCGTTTATATTAAAGACAGCAAAGCTAATGCAAAGTATGATAATAGTTGACCCAAAAGCGGAAATGGCTGAACAGATGGCTGAATATTTAAAAGAAGAAGGCTATGTTGTAAAGATGTTTAACCTTTTGGATATGGAAAATTCGGACGCATGGAACTGTCTCGGCGAAATAGACGGTGATATTGATATGGTGCAGTCGGTTGCGGAGGTTATAATCCGCAACACCTCTGAGGAGGGACAAAAAGCTGATTTCTGGGATAAAGCGGAAAAGAATTTACTTGTTGCCCTTATCCATTACGTTTATACATTGAAAGACCCTGTAACGGGCGAGCTTCTTCCTATACAAAAGCGTTCGCTTGATACCATATATAATATGCTATCGCATGACGGACAAAAGGAACTTGACGCAAAAATGCAGCGTTTACCGCTTGACCACCCTGCACGCGCACCCTACGGAATATTTAAACAGGCTGCGGGCAATCTTTGGGGAAATATTTTTATCGGTTTAGGTTCGAGATTAAATGTATTTCAAAACAAATTAGTTAAGAAAATAACGAGCTACCACGAAATAGACCTTGAATTGCCGGGCAAACGACCATGCGCCTATTTCTGTATAATATCAGACCAAGACAGCAGTTTGGAATTTTTAAGCTCGCTGTTTTTTTCATTGCTGTTTAAGAAATTATCAGACTATGCCCGAAAACACGGTGATGAGCGCGGACGCTTGCCTGTTGAGGTTAATATGGTATTAGAAGAGTTTTGTAATATAGGTAGATTGCTTGATTTTAAAAAAACTATATCAACAGTTCGTTCACGAGGTATCAACTGTCAGATTGCCGCTCAGAGCGCAGCGCAGATGGCAGACCGATACCCTGTAAACGAATGGCAGGAGATAGTCGGCAACTGTGACACACAGATTATGCTCGGCTGTAACGACCAGATGACAAGTGAGTTTATCTCAAAGAAATGCGGTAATATTACGATACGGACAACAAGCTCAATGGCGCCGCAGACACCGCTGTTTTCGCCTATAACAAGGCAGGTTAACGGGTACAAGCAAAACACGTCAAATGCTACACGTCCGCTGATGTATCCCGATGAAATAGAACACATGGATAACCGTGAGTGTCTTATTCTTGTTAGAGGTCAGAAACCGCTGAAGGCTATGAAAATAATACCCGATGAATTAAGTGAGTTCCATAAGCTGAAGCGGACAAGAATAACGGAGTATGTTCCTAAATGGCGGTATGATGAAGAACACAGTATGAGTGATACGGACAATATTTCGTATGAGGATGAATTTACAGATATAGATGATGTTGAAGAAAGCCCGTTTGATTTGGCGAAAGTAGAGATAATTACAGCATCAGCGAAACCGAATACAAAGCGGCAAATAAATGCTTTTGATGATAGCGTTGAAGAGGAGGATTTCGACCCAAGACCTCTTACGGCGCAAAGTATGATTGATAAGTTTAAGAGAGGAAAGTGATTTATATGACTGTGTATAAAATAAATGATTTAATACAATGTGATTTTTACAGAATACCGAAGGCTTTTTATTCAAACCCTAAATATATAGAGATGTCCTCTGCGGCAAAATTGGCATATGCAAGACTATATGATAGGTTATCATTATCTCAGAAAAATGGCTGGATAAATGCAAATGGAGAGGTATACTTAAATTTTAAAAGAAAAAAATTAGCTGAGGCATTAGGTGTTGGCAATAAAAAAGCAACGGATATCTTTAAGGAATTAGTGGAAAAGGGATTGATTATGGATGTTCGTGTGGGACAAGGTAAACCGAATCGGATATATATTGTTAAACCGGAAGTGTCTGAACATCAGGCGCGGAATTTTGTAGATGAAGAAAATGCCAGATGCGCAGAAATGACAGCTCTGGAATCGGATGAAGTTGGGGATACAGAAGAAATGTTAGAATGTGATACGCAAAAACAACAGGTCAAGAAGCGTCAAAATGACATCTCAAGAAGTACCGAAATGACAGGTCAAGAAGCGTCAAAAGCGCACCCTAATAATACTAATAGTAACAAGACTGATATTAACCATATTGATAATAGTCAGTCAGTAATAACGGACAGGCAATTATTTAACAAGATATTAGCGCAGTGTCAGCTTGAATGCTTTGACAAGGATATACGGCGAATATTTTATGATGCTGTGGAGCGTCTGTTCTACTGCCGTGAATTAAAAATTGGCACAAGCGTATTACCGGGCGAAAATGTCCGAAGCAGGTTATGCGAGCTTGACTATTCGGTTTTGGAGAGCGCATTGCATAAAATGCACAAGAACATGAGAGACACTAAAAATCCCACGGGTTATGTTATGAGCGTTATATTTAACTGCTTGACTGAGGACTTTACCGAAACTCATCTTGACCCATATCTAAATCATTTCAGAGGAGGAGGCGATTAACGGTGTATCTTAATCTTTACCAGAAGTACATACTTGAATTACTCGCAGAATATGACGGATTGCTTGTGCGTCAGCTTGAAGCATTGGTGAAACATTTCAAGGAGCCGCATTTGTATAACATAAACGGATACCTTGAACAATTACGGAGGTTTGACAAGATAGAAATTGTCCCGTACAGGGGCGAGGATACGGTGATATTACCATACGGAAGGATAAACGAGTATATGGTAACGGCGTTTGATATAATGCTTCAGTTCTTGGACTACCTCAAAGATTTTGAAAGGGGCGATAATACTGTATTGCTTCGGTTTTACATAACTGCTGACGAAAAGAATGAGCAGGAGATAAATATTGTGCCTGTTGAAATCGGCAGAGAGGATATAATTGTACAGTATGTGAACGGATATGCAGTAAATATATCGGATAGCGCTGATAAAATATCACATCCTCCGTCTTGGATATTCGTGATACAGGATAAAAAGCAAATGAGCAGGATAACTCCTGATACTGATTGCTCTTTTGTGCTTGCGGCGGATAGTAAAGTAGTATTCTACGAGCGATAATATATGTTTTTGCGGCATTGTCAATCTTAGGACGGATAGGCGGTGTTTTTTTGATGTTCGGATAATGCCGGAAGAATATAATTATATATTAAAAAATAAAGGAGGACAAAGAAATGGAATTTAACGAATTAAATCTCGCGGAGCTTGATAAAGACTTGACTCCCGAGGAACGTGACGAATGGCAGGCAATATATGCGTCTTACCGAAGTCATAGTGTTATGCGCGGTGAAGCGGCAGGTGTGGACTACCACGAGTTTGAGTTCATACCCGAGGGGAAGAAAAAATCTGTAAAAGAGAAATTAAGGTGCGTGATTGTAATCCTATACCGCATTAAAATAATTATTCCCGAACCGGAAATGTTTCTTATTTCTGTACCTGACGGCGGATATGTTCTGCACTCAATGTGCGGAGCTAAGCTTGATTTTGTGATTACACATATAGACCGCGAAAATGACTTTGCAATAGCGTCAAGAAAGATTGCGCTTGAAAAAATGCAGAAAGCGGCAAACAGACGTAAATTGATGGACAGAGTTCTTGATACTGACGTTGTATCAGTAGGCAGAAATGTATGTGTGCTGAATTACTGCGGTTATGATGTGGTTCTTCATCAGCGCGATATAAACTACACAATGGTATCGGACGTAAGGGAATTAGTACATCCGGGCGAGGTAAGAAAGGCAAAAGTTAAGGAATTTATTCCGGAAGAGGGAGTTTTAAAGCTCTCAATGAAAGAAACAATGCCGCATCCGTTTGAGGGTGTGGAAACACGTCATCCTATCGGCTCAACAAGGATTGCTACCGTTGTAGGCAAATACGGCGGCGGTGTGTTCTGCCGATTAAGCGATAACGTGACCGATGTACTTTGTTCGTATGACACAATGCACTATGACGGTGATTTCCGGTTGGGCGACAGGGTAGAAATACTTATAAAGCGGCTCAATTATGAGAAAAAACTCGTCTACGGTAAAATGCTGAGAAAAATGAGGTAAAAGCAGAAAATGGCTCAATTCCGTTAAGGAATTGAGCCATTGCATATTATTTGCAAGAAATAAGTTCTAGCTTATCATTGATATATGTTGTACCGCTGACTTTATAAAAAGCCATTTTAGAGCTTTCTTTATTGTATATGTATTGTTCAGATGCAGTATGATCTCTTCCCGCTACTATAACAGCTTTTAGCCTTACCTGTGAGCCGTCCGGAATATCTGAGTCAGTAAGGTCAACGGTGCGTTCTGCCGCGGCGCAAATATCTCTGTAACCGTCAGAATGCCAGCTTTTCCATTCAGCGTCATAGCTGACGTTTCCATGTTCGTCAGTGTGTTTTCCTTTATATTGCACTGTAATTTTTGCTACAAAACCGCCTTTGTTCTTTAGCTTTATATATCTTATATTTTCCATTAAAATCACTCCTTACATTAAAGTCAGTACATAGTTATATAAACTTTCAAAATTTTCGTCAAATATCGGAGAACCCTCATAAGCATATTCTTCTGATACGGGACCGTAGGAATTTACTCCGACAATCGTTTTATTATCCTCCAGTACCCATGCTCCGCCGGAACTGCCGCCGCGCATTTTACAGCCATTGATTAACCATGTATAATCAGAACGTCGGGCGGCATCACCTTTAACAAACACCATTTGTTTTCCACCATAATAGTTTGCGGGGTATCCGAATGCCGTTATAGTTTTATTTTCAATATTTTCAGTAGAATATTTAAGAGGGGATTCAATAGTTGAGTTACTATTAAGAACCACCATAGCATAATCCCACTTCCATGTTTTTTCGCTATGCCAATATTCCTTTAAGGCAACAGTTTTAAAGGTTAGCTTTTCTGATGATTTGCCATCGTCATAGCAGCGCTCAAAAAGAAAATTATCATAAATCATTCCTGTATCTTTGTTTTGAACGCAATGAGCTGCCGTCACTAACAGATTGCTACGCTCCATAATGTTGGCGCTGGCAATATAGTTTTTGCCATCTCCTGAAAAGAACAGTTTGCCGCCTGCGCTGAAAGGCATTTGCTTTAAATCCGCTATTTCGGGGTCGGTTGTTGTTATATTGGGCTGTTCAATTTCATCTTCTATGCAGGGCATAATGGGTATTGCCTTCGCCTTTTTTTCAGGCGTCCA
This genomic window contains:
- a CDS encoding replication initiator protein A; the protein is MTVYKINDLIQCDFYRIPKAFYSNPKYIEMSSAAKLAYARLYDRLSLSQKNGWINANGEVYLNFKRKKLAEALGVGNKKATDIFKELVEKGLIMDVRVGQGKPNRIYIVKPEVSEHQARNFVDEENARCAEMTALESDEVGDTEEMLECDTQKQQVKKRQNDISRSTEMTGQEASKAHPNNTNSNKTDINHIDNSQSVITDRQLFNKILAQCQLECFDKDIRRIFYDAVERLFYCRELKIGTSVLPGENVRSRLCELDYSVLESALHKMHKNMRDTKNPTGYVMSVIFNCLTEDFTETHLDPYLNHFRGGGD
- a CDS encoding trypsin-like serine peptidase, with protein sequence MKITRDNNNNVSYTLETNDIYAQQIIDYWTPEKKAKAIPIMPCIEDEIEQPNITTTDPEIADLKQMPFSAGGKLFFSGDGKNYIASANIMERSNLLVTAAHCVQNKDTGMIYDNFLFERCYDDGKSSEKLTFKTVALKEYWHSEKTWKWDYAMVVLNSNSTIESPLKYSTENIENKTITAFGYPANYYGGKQMVFVKGDAARRSDYTWLINGCKMRGGSSGGAWVLEDNKTIVGVNSYGPVSEEYAYEGSPIFDENFESLYNYVLTLM
- a CDS encoding VirD4-like conjugal transfer protein, CD1115 family; translated protein: MKKLIKLIKTLYNENVRHFVYKIKEHWIIYSVMALTGLYLYGMVVASFRGALYNFMTNTDGKMFTLNPIKCIGAVFTPQGLGIAFFILIMYLLIKQNWLQYITGVKIKKDERNFYTVNEGTHGTSGWMDRKDMKKTFLIGTADSVEGAILGKLARRGFYEYLGLNADNGLNKHIMIYGASGSGKSRGFIKPFILKTAKLMQSMIIVDPKAEMAEQMAEYLKEEGYVVKMFNLLDMENSDAWNCLGEIDGDIDMVQSVAEVIIRNTSEEGQKADFWDKAEKNLLVALIHYVYTLKDPVTGELLPIQKRSLDTIYNMLSHDGQKELDAKMQRLPLDHPARAPYGIFKQAAGNLWGNIFIGLGSRLNVFQNKLVKKITSYHEIDLELPGKRPCAYFCIISDQDSSLEFLSSLFFSLLFKKLSDYARKHGDERGRLPVEVNMVLEEFCNIGRLLDFKKTISTVRSRGINCQIAAQSAAQMADRYPVNEWQEIVGNCDTQIMLGCNDQMTSEFISKKCGNITIRTTSSMAPQTPLFSPITRQVNGYKQNTSNATRPLMYPDEIEHMDNRECLILVRGQKPLKAMKIIPDELSEFHKLKRTRITEYVPKWRYDEEHSMSDTDNISYEDEFTDIDDVEESPFDLAKVEIITASAKPNTKRQINAFDDSVEEEDFDPRPLTAQSMIDKFKRGK
- a CDS encoding DUF5697 family protein; the encoded protein is MYLNLYQKYILELLAEYDGLLVRQLEALVKHFKEPHLYNINGYLEQLRRFDKIEIVPYRGEDTVILPYGRINEYMVTAFDIMLQFLDYLKDFERGDNTVLLRFYITADEKNEQEINIVPVEIGREDIIVQYVNGYAVNISDSADKISHPPSWIFVIQDKKQMSRITPDTDCSFVLAADSKVVFYER